From the genome of Ostrinia nubilalis chromosome 1, ilOstNubi1.1, whole genome shotgun sequence:
TCCAATTTTCTAtgtttaaaaatacacattcttAGACAACTCATTTGAAGACAGTTACGTGTTTGTCGGtatattgtaaattatttatttcaaatatttcataaaatatatgtatttgttcagaatattatttatattaatcaatATTTGCTTATATCCAATTTAtgcgtaaatatttaaaaataatctttggaCATAAACACGAAATATCGTCCACTAGGTTTATGGCCAAGGTTATGTTAAAAAGTCATCGAAATAACGTTCTTTCATTGGAGCCCAACAGTTATGTTAAAATTAGACGCGGTCAAAAGAGAATGAGTCACCGGTCAGTAGCGACTCGAGTACGCGCGATCCAGACTGCGCACCCGATTCCGACCGTATCCAATTTCGAAGGAGAAACTGTAGCGGGGCTGCAGGGGGGTGTGAGGTCAGCGGATGCGGGACACGCGGAGTTCTCGGTCCAGCAGCTGCAGCTGGCGGAGGAAGCCCTCGTTGGGGTGGATGTCCCGCCGCGAGCGCACCGTGGCCAGCGCCTCGGTCAGCGacatgccgcgcttgatcatcAGGAAGGCCAGCGCGCACGTGGCCGAGCGGGACACCCCCATCAGGCAGTGAACTAGAACGCGACCTGAAAGCGAACGTTACGTTGCCCTGACaaagtagaaaaatattatGCAGCACAGCATCGCGTGTTGCACGATTGTCGTAAACTTTTCAGTGGAAAGTATAACGTATAAAATTCAAACATAACTTGATGGAAGAAAACTAAACGAGTATAAAtactggaaacattgaagttgTTTTAGTTTATTGGAACGATGAACGTACCTCCGCTAGAGACTCCTTCGTCGATAAAGTTGGCGGCGATATGGAAGTATTTCGATATATCGGTCGTGGGCAGATCCATGAGCTGGAAGCCTTTGTACCGGAGGCCGGGGCAGTCGCGGTAGTACAGGTGGTCGGTGTCCACCTGCGTGTAGCGCTTCCCCTCGGCCGTGTTGAGCACGTAGTTGATCCGCATTCGGCGCAAAAATGCCTTATCTTTGGCCGCCACTCTGTGACAGATAAACTTTTGCAAATTACGGTGACACAATTTTAAAAGCTTACGGgtgtagggtaaggtggggtacaatgttacacggggtacaatgttacaatgcatatttttccgtccctttctatagttgtatgatgttcagcagctcttatga
Proteins encoded in this window:
- the LOC135087742 gene encoding dual specificity protein phosphatase 13B-like isoform X1 codes for the protein MSYRDSYSLFPRSYSYCAANEQRVGSYLRTLMSFGSTPSSVLSSLSSFRSRPFADISYNPTPDVNEVYPGLYVGDAVAAKDKAFLRRMRINYVLNTAEGKRYTQVDTDHLYYRDCPGLRYKGFQLMDLPTTDISKYFHIAANFIDEGVSSGGRVLVHCLMGVSRSATCALAFLMIKRGMSLTEALATVRSRRDIHPNEGFLRQLQLLDRELRVSRIR
- the LOC135087742 gene encoding dual specificity protein phosphatase 13B-like isoform X2, which translates into the protein MSYRDSSFGSTPSSVLSSLSSFRSRPFADISYNPTPDVNEVYPGLYVGDAVAAKDKAFLRRMRINYVLNTAEGKRYTQVDTDHLYYRDCPGLRYKGFQLMDLPTTDISKYFHIAANFIDEGVSSGGRVLVHCLMGVSRSATCALAFLMIKRGMSLTEALATVRSRRDIHPNEGFLRQLQLLDRELRVSRIR